A window of the Bacteroides thetaiotaomicron VPI-5482 genome harbors these coding sequences:
- a CDS encoding TolC family protein has translation MKKEFLVAVSVLFGMAASLSVSAQEKLSLKQCREMALKYNKEMAAADKQTEAARLLSLSYKANFFPNFTASGTGLYSTADGSLGIRGGNLPVFLPDPVTGELATSGYAYFPGLNLDYKVGTVYTGGVQVEQPLYMGGKIRAAYKMSLLGKEMAHLNEELTASGVILNTDKAYVQLVKAKEMKKVAEKYHVLLNELFRNVKSAHQHGMKPQNDVLKVQVKLNESELALRKADNALRLAGMNLCHYIGRPLTAGIDISDEFPEVEQEWKTQVADISARPEYGILNKQIAMAEQQVKLNRSELLPRVGVKGSYDYFHGLEINDETLMKKGSFSVFLNVSVPLFHFGERMNKVRSAKVKLEQTRLEQENANEKMLLELTQATNNLDEARLECELSERSLEQAEENMKVSGKQYEVGLETLSDYLEAQVMWQQAYQTKVDAHFQLYVNYVAYLKAAGQLQ, from the coding sequence ATGAAAAAAGAATTTCTCGTAGCTGTTAGTGTTTTGTTTGGAATGGCGGCTTCTCTTTCTGTTTCGGCACAAGAGAAGCTCAGCCTGAAACAATGCCGTGAAATGGCTCTAAAATATAACAAGGAAATGGCTGCTGCCGATAAACAGACGGAGGCAGCCCGGCTGCTGTCTCTCAGCTATAAAGCTAACTTCTTCCCCAATTTTACAGCAAGCGGAACCGGACTGTATAGTACGGCAGACGGCAGCTTGGGCATTCGGGGAGGAAATCTGCCGGTATTCCTGCCCGATCCCGTTACTGGAGAGTTGGCAACAAGCGGTTACGCTTATTTCCCCGGATTGAATCTGGACTATAAAGTCGGGACCGTCTATACAGGCGGAGTACAAGTGGAACAACCGCTTTATATGGGCGGAAAGATTCGCGCCGCCTATAAAATGTCATTGCTCGGCAAGGAAATGGCACATCTGAATGAGGAACTGACTGCATCCGGAGTGATTCTGAATACAGACAAGGCTTATGTGCAACTAGTGAAAGCCAAAGAAATGAAGAAAGTAGCGGAGAAATATCATGTGTTGCTCAATGAGCTGTTTCGGAATGTGAAGAGTGCCCACCAGCATGGCATGAAACCTCAGAATGATGTGTTGAAGGTACAAGTGAAACTTAATGAGAGTGAGCTGGCATTGCGCAAGGCGGATAATGCGCTCCGTCTTGCCGGCATGAATCTTTGCCATTATATCGGTCGGCCTCTGACAGCGGGGATTGATATCTCGGATGAATTTCCGGAAGTGGAGCAAGAGTGGAAGACACAGGTTGCCGATATCAGTGCCCGTCCCGAATATGGTATTTTGAATAAACAGATCGCCATGGCCGAGCAGCAGGTAAAGCTGAATCGGAGTGAACTGCTGCCACGTGTGGGAGTGAAGGGAAGTTATGACTATTTCCATGGATTGGAAATCAATGACGAAACTTTGATGAAAAAAGGATCATTCTCCGTCTTTCTGAATGTTTCAGTACCTCTGTTTCATTTTGGCGAACGTATGAATAAGGTGCGCTCTGCCAAGGTAAAACTGGAACAGACTCGTCTTGAACAGGAAAATGCCAATGAAAAGATGTTGCTTGAATTGACGCAGGCCACTAATAATTTGGATGAGGCCCGACTGGAATGCGAGCTTTCAGAACGTTCGCTGGAACAGGCGGAAGAGAATATGAAAGTCAGCGGCAAACAGTATGAGGTGGGATTGGAAACTCTTTCGGATTATCTGGAAGCGCAAGTTATGTGGCAACAGGCGTATCAGACGAAAGTGGATGCCCATTTTCAGTTGTATGTAAACTATGTGGCTTACTTGAAAGCGGCGGGGCAACTGCAATAA
- a CDS encoding glycoside hydrolase family 38 C-terminal domain-containing protein, with product MRKIKIKEIVCIIGLLGTLTAHSQNTVWQIGNKDKSAKEFKFYKNDYRNYINDVYLYEVGRNHSADFPYFLPGPSDAWAGGISGQAVIGFSLAEAPSPTTQIQLRLLFAETHPSSPPRLEVRLNSFEKSIQTPKGTNPEYLDTKETTSKELSVTLDIPADEFRAGNNTLTIRNISGSWVAFDQIKLTSDSPLQTNNLTTKASLVSSAFSPVLVVGKKKELRQPVKIKAVNWHHKKRPVELQVGNFPPERYVLSPGINNIETSIPEVTAPCELPIILKEQGKTVSKINEKATPVKKWTVYLVQHTHTDIGYTKPQTEILSEHLRYIDYAIEYCEQTKDYTNDAKFRWTCESAWAVDEYLKNRPEEQVNKLKKYIAEGQIEVASMYFNMSEIVDENSFKTFLQPVKEFRKHGIPSALAMQNDVNGIAWCLADYLPDLGIKYLWMGEHHYKSQVPFNMPTVFQWESPSGKPILTYRADHYNTGNFWGIEQGDIQKTEPKLLHYLSELERKHYPFDAVGVQYSGYFTDNSPPSIIECKLIREWNEKYAYPKLRSATASEFMDYVTERYGDKIPAYRAAYPDWWTDGFGSAARETAASRKTHSDMTAVEGLLSMAVLKDKCLPQATHQQIEHIHESLLFYDEHTFGASESVSDPLCENSQVQWGEKSAYAWEAVKRTQMLYETSVGLLQGDLRRGKNPTLTIFNTLNWKRSEMLTVYIDFEVIPRNQFFEITDFQGHSLKVQPIRYRREGCYYAIFAEDIPPMGYKTFEIVFKQPSTDTGTITINNASIENHFYKLQLNPDKGTIQSLYDKELNCELVDSSSPWELGAFIYEKLGNRDQLAQYRLDDYNRTGLSECRIIDSSNGPIYQRILLQGKSPGTDEAFGVNLEIKLYHDTKRIELEYAIKRLPETDPSGIYVAFPFQLPEGKLAFDVQGGTVISGKNQLEGTSTDWNTVQNFVSVQNNQAQIIIGSSLIPLYQLGDINLGKFQYQKQYERPHVYSWVMNNYWNTNFKASQEGEFRWSYHLTSSVDPSNNLATKFGWSSRIPLYARVMPTGTENHKPTEYSAFHFEKDNFLMTSCTPSKEEGYILLNIREIDGKRTNLRILNEDGQTIPFTIVNAIEEKLENETSEHIFEGYQNKFIKIKRF from the coding sequence ATGAGAAAGATAAAAATTAAAGAAATCGTTTGTATCATCGGATTGTTGGGAACTCTCACAGCTCATTCTCAAAATACAGTCTGGCAAATAGGAAACAAAGATAAATCCGCCAAAGAGTTCAAGTTCTATAAAAACGATTATCGGAACTACATCAATGATGTTTATCTATACGAAGTAGGGAGAAATCATTCTGCTGATTTTCCTTACTTTCTGCCGGGGCCTAGTGATGCCTGGGCAGGTGGCATATCAGGGCAGGCTGTTATTGGCTTTTCATTGGCCGAAGCTCCTTCTCCGACAACCCAAATACAACTACGACTTCTATTTGCAGAAACTCATCCTTCCTCACCTCCCCGACTGGAGGTGAGGCTCAACAGCTTCGAGAAATCCATCCAAACACCCAAAGGCACAAACCCTGAATATCTGGACACAAAAGAAACAACTTCAAAAGAGTTATCCGTCACGCTTGACATTCCGGCTGATGAGTTCAGAGCAGGAAACAACACACTCACGATCCGAAATATATCAGGCAGTTGGGTAGCATTCGACCAGATAAAGCTGACATCTGACTCTCCTCTGCAAACAAACAATCTTACGACCAAAGCCAGTCTCGTATCTTCCGCCTTCTCTCCTGTATTGGTGGTCGGAAAGAAAAAAGAACTGAGACAGCCGGTCAAAATAAAAGCAGTCAACTGGCATCATAAAAAGAGACCGGTGGAACTGCAAGTCGGTAATTTCCCACCGGAAAGATACGTATTGTCCCCCGGAATAAATAACATTGAGACATCCATTCCGGAAGTCACCGCTCCATGTGAGTTACCGATCATACTGAAAGAACAAGGAAAAACCGTCAGCAAAATCAATGAAAAGGCAACTCCTGTCAAGAAATGGACGGTATATCTCGTTCAGCATACTCACACAGATATAGGCTACACCAAACCTCAAACCGAAATCCTGTCGGAACATCTCCGGTATATAGATTATGCCATTGAATACTGCGAACAAACAAAAGACTACACAAATGATGCGAAGTTCAGATGGACCTGCGAATCGGCATGGGCTGTAGACGAGTATTTGAAAAACAGACCGGAAGAACAAGTGAACAAACTAAAAAAATACATTGCCGAAGGACAAATAGAAGTTGCTTCCATGTATTTCAATATGTCGGAGATTGTAGACGAAAACTCTTTCAAGACTTTCCTTCAGCCTGTCAAAGAATTCAGAAAACATGGAATTCCCTCTGCGCTGGCCATGCAGAATGACGTCAACGGAATTGCATGGTGTCTGGCAGATTATCTGCCGGACCTCGGGATAAAATACCTGTGGATGGGAGAACACCATTACAAATCGCAGGTTCCGTTTAATATGCCGACTGTCTTCCAATGGGAATCTCCGTCAGGTAAACCGATCCTGACTTACCGTGCCGACCATTATAATACTGGCAATTTCTGGGGAATAGAGCAGGGAGACATTCAAAAGACAGAACCGAAGTTACTACATTATTTATCAGAACTGGAGCGTAAGCATTATCCGTTTGATGCAGTAGGCGTACAATACTCCGGTTATTTCACGGATAATTCACCGCCCTCCATCATTGAATGCAAACTCATCAGAGAATGGAATGAAAAGTACGCATATCCTAAGCTACGAAGTGCCACTGCATCCGAATTTATGGATTATGTAACGGAGCGATACGGGGATAAAATTCCCGCATACAGAGCCGCATATCCAGACTGGTGGACAGACGGTTTCGGTTCTGCCGCAAGAGAAACAGCAGCTTCACGCAAAACTCATTCGGATATGACAGCGGTAGAAGGGCTACTGTCTATGGCTGTATTAAAAGACAAATGCCTGCCACAGGCCACTCATCAACAAATAGAGCACATACATGAAAGCCTGCTATTCTATGATGAACACACGTTCGGAGCATCCGAAAGCGTCAGTGATCCGTTGTGCGAAAACAGTCAGGTGCAATGGGGAGAAAAGTCAGCCTATGCATGGGAAGCAGTCAAAAGAACACAAATGCTGTATGAAACCTCCGTCGGTTTACTTCAAGGAGACCTCCGCAGAGGCAAGAACCCGACCCTTACGATTTTCAATACGTTGAACTGGAAACGTTCGGAGATGCTGACTGTATATATTGATTTTGAAGTGATCCCCCGAAACCAATTCTTCGAAATAACAGACTTTCAAGGACATTCGTTGAAAGTTCAACCGATCCGTTATCGCAGAGAAGGGTGCTACTATGCAATTTTCGCAGAGGATATTCCGCCTATGGGATACAAGACGTTTGAAATTGTCTTCAAACAACCGTCTACTGATACAGGAACTATTACAATAAACAATGCCAGTATCGAAAATCATTTCTACAAACTACAACTCAACCCGGACAAAGGAACGATCCAAAGTTTGTATGATAAAGAATTGAATTGTGAACTGGTCGATAGTTCGTCTCCATGGGAACTGGGTGCTTTTATCTATGAGAAATTAGGTAATCGTGACCAATTGGCCCAATATCGCCTGGATGATTACAACAGAACAGGATTGAGTGAGTGCCGGATCATCGACAGTTCGAATGGACCTATTTATCAACGTATCCTGTTGCAGGGAAAATCTCCGGGAACAGACGAAGCATTCGGGGTCAATCTGGAAATTAAATTATATCATGATACCAAACGAATAGAACTGGAGTACGCAATCAAGCGTCTGCCGGAAACGGATCCCTCAGGGATATACGTTGCTTTTCCCTTCCAACTGCCCGAAGGAAAACTGGCATTCGACGTTCAGGGCGGAACAGTTATATCTGGCAAGAATCAACTGGAAGGGACATCTACAGACTGGAATACTGTTCAAAACTTTGTATCGGTACAAAATAATCAGGCGCAAATTATTATAGGAAGCAGCCTCATCCCCCTCTATCAACTAGGAGACATAAATCTCGGTAAATTTCAATATCAGAAACAATACGAAAGGCCTCATGTCTACTCGTGGGTGATGAATAATTACTGGAATACCAACTTCAAAGCTTCCCAAGAAGGAGAGTTCCGTTGGAGTTACCATCTGACCTCTTCCGTTGACCCATCTAACAACCTTGCTACCAAGTTTGGCTGGAGCTCACGTATTCCTCTATATGCCCGGGTAATGCCGACAGGAACAGAGAATCATAAACCCACAGAGTACTCAGCCTTCCATTTTGAGAAAGACAATTTCCTGATGACTTCATGTACCCCCTCTAAAGAAGAAGGTTATATACTACTGAACATTAGAGAGATAGATGGAAAGAGAACCAACCTCAGGATTTTAAATGAAGACGGGCAAACCATCCCCTTCACAATAGTAAACGCTATTGAAGAGAAATTGGAAAATGAAACGTCAGAGCATATATTTGAGGGGTACCAGAATAAATTTATAAAGATAAAACGTTTTTAA
- a CDS encoding DUF4998 domain-containing protein, protein MKKVIYIITTILLCMTSCTDIHDTYSEYIKDGEQIYVGKLADVNIQPGFQRMMIKGSMKYLATAKTCIIELVGYDKVFTTDIDRTQPEFSYEIKDVEEGNYYVKITTKDKEGNTSLSETYNVDVYGTEHIATYYPKRITDIQFVIADNSLNLIWNQADNVVEAIVKYYDSNEQLLTLTVKGDAASTNLPNWKATSILTVETRILPSETALDIVSLPISEYTLPDDPIVEIPRTNFANANMPSDVVNGYGGSVEKLWNNDTWNYDSGYHAGDNQGVPHHLTIDMGLTATITECELFFTGYERTDWMPRLFQIWGIEDVEDLESHEPDVPSINPAWEESAKAKGWKQLTTKNISVSGWQPSIKFACDKEHENIRYIRYRIVESLSAPHVGMGAYGSASEIKFWGKKVSLLQ, encoded by the coding sequence ATGAAAAAAGTAATATATATAATAACTACTATTCTCCTGTGTATGACCTCCTGCACAGATATTCATGATACCTATTCTGAATATATCAAAGACGGAGAACAAATTTATGTAGGAAAGCTGGCGGATGTAAATATACAGCCGGGATTTCAGCGCATGATGATAAAGGGGTCTATGAAATATCTGGCCACAGCAAAGACTTGCATAATAGAACTTGTAGGTTACGACAAGGTTTTCACAACAGACATTGACAGAACGCAACCTGAATTCAGTTATGAAATCAAAGATGTGGAAGAAGGCAACTATTACGTTAAAATAACCACAAAGGATAAAGAAGGTAATACCTCACTATCCGAAACCTACAATGTAGATGTATACGGAACGGAGCACATAGCGACTTATTATCCCAAGCGAATTACCGATATACAATTCGTCATTGCCGACAACTCGCTCAACTTAATTTGGAATCAGGCAGACAATGTGGTGGAAGCAATAGTTAAGTACTATGATTCAAATGAGCAACTACTAACTTTAACAGTGAAAGGAGATGCTGCTTCAACCAATTTACCTAATTGGAAAGCTACTTCTATATTAACAGTAGAAACACGAATCCTACCCAGCGAAACTGCATTGGATATCGTATCCCTGCCCATTTCAGAATACACTTTGCCCGACGATCCGATTGTAGAAATCCCCAGAACTAACTTTGCCAACGCAAATATGCCTTCAGATGTTGTAAACGGTTATGGCGGTTCAGTAGAAAAGTTATGGAACAATGATACATGGAATTATGACAGCGGTTATCATGCCGGCGATAATCAAGGAGTTCCTCATCATCTGACCATTGACATGGGACTTACAGCAACGATTACCGAATGCGAACTGTTCTTTACCGGATATGAAAGAACAGACTGGATGCCTCGATTATTCCAAATATGGGGAATTGAAGATGTAGAAGACCTGGAAAGCCATGAACCGGATGTTCCATCTATAAACCCGGCTTGGGAAGAAAGTGCGAAAGCAAAAGGATGGAAACAGCTGACTACAAAAAACATTTCTGTTTCCGGTTGGCAACCCAGTATTAAGTTCGCCTGCGATAAAGAACACGAAAATATAAGATACATCAGATACCGTATTGTAGAATCACTCTCAGCTCCACACGTAGGAATGGGGGCCTATGGTTCCGCCAGCGAAATCAAGTTCTGGGGTAAAAAGGTTAGTTTGTTACAGTGA
- a CDS encoding glycoside hydrolase family 43 protein, translating into MKKILLSLITAAVLLSCQSSRDTSHKYTAITPGVEWLDTNNEKINAHGGGILYHEGIYYWYGECKSDSTYWNPNVPGWECYRTEAGGVNCYSSKDLLNWKYEGLVLQPEISDTQSDLHPSKVLERPKVIYNDKTKKFVMWLHVDSDDYNKAAAGVAVSDSPTGVFTYLGSMHPNGQISRDMTLFKDDDGKAYHIYSSEQNSTLYISLLSDDYLKPSGTFTRNFAGKFREAPAVFKHNGLYYVISSGCTGWSPNEAEYAVATQILGPWTVKGNPCVGKDADKTFYGQSTHVLPIQGKKDAYIAMFDKWNKTDLIHSTYIWLPIQFREDGSMAIQWLDSWSPDTYEF; encoded by the coding sequence ATGAAAAAGATCTTACTCAGTCTTATCACAGCAGCCGTTTTATTATCATGTCAGTCATCACGTGACACATCACACAAGTATACAGCCATCACTCCGGGAGTAGAATGGCTCGACACCAACAACGAGAAAATAAATGCTCACGGAGGCGGTATATTATATCACGAGGGAATTTACTACTGGTATGGCGAATGTAAAAGTGATTCCACTTACTGGAATCCCAATGTTCCCGGTTGGGAATGTTATCGTACGGAAGCCGGTGGAGTAAATTGTTACTCTTCCAAGGACCTTCTCAACTGGAAATATGAAGGACTCGTTCTCCAACCGGAAATATCTGACACACAATCCGATCTCCATCCTTCCAAAGTGCTGGAGAGACCTAAAGTTATATACAATGACAAAACCAAGAAATTTGTAATGTGGCTGCACGTGGACAGTGACGACTACAATAAAGCTGCTGCCGGAGTCGCTGTTTCCGATTCACCGACTGGTGTTTTCACCTATCTGGGTTCGATGCACCCGAACGGGCAAATCAGCCGGGACATGACCCTATTCAAAGATGACGACGGCAAAGCTTATCATATCTACTCTTCCGAACAGAATTCTACATTATATATCAGTTTGCTGTCCGACGATTACCTGAAACCTTCCGGCACTTTCACACGCAATTTCGCAGGTAAATTCCGGGAAGCCCCTGCTGTGTTCAAACACAACGGACTATACTACGTCATCAGTTCGGGATGTACCGGCTGGAGTCCCAATGAAGCGGAATATGCAGTGGCTACCCAAATTTTAGGACCATGGACCGTAAAAGGAAATCCTTGTGTAGGAAAAGATGCCGACAAAACCTTCTATGGACAAAGTACCCATGTACTGCCGATTCAAGGAAAGAAAGACGCATACATAGCCATGTTTGACAAATGGAATAAAACAGACCTAATTCACTCAACCTATATCTGGTTGCCTATACAGTTCCGTGAAGACGGAAGCATGGCTATTCAATGGCTGGATAGCTGGTCACCTGATACATACGAATTCTAA
- a CDS encoding GH92 family glycosyl hydrolase has product MKRIPLSLFTFLFLLSGLCAAPTKTVWQIGEKNHSASELALSPDKYKEFLANDFGWEDRFYIIGLSSPQKDFPYVLPGPADHWGGTSYTAGIRTHVLNILFGMKEVPETDSWKLIIDLLDTHHELPALFKITINGKSWKYALPKGSGKSIDGDYSQIKPHTIEIPLNSGVIRKGSNSIALTSLEGSWILFDDIRLMGPDNAELNEVNKSVYLRDVKAADFQTTSPVAQPLLVDIEHLSGHPLLEVKVDGKKILEQRLEKGRYILEAPMPVVKSPKTSHYIISADGAILDKGMIRRAPHNTITLADYIDTRMGTAHSRWMIAPGTWMPFSMVKLSPDNQDSGWQSGYDPSFESIGTFSHIHEWTMAGLGIMPANGPLKTEIGSQSSLVKDANSYRSAIDKTSEETKVGYYKVDLTDYQIKAELTATSRCGFQRYTYPQDKDARVMIDLKIPSEYDYQIVEGSVKQTGARRIEGFSKQLSKNVWSADADQNYTIYFVIEFNKDIKKFGGWHDHTLWETDTMTAHYPQRFGCYAEFDTTDHPEVMVRSGISYVDMAGASNNLSNEITEPFGWNFEAVHKHQSDSWNNILNRVRIYSNDYREKVRFYTNLYRAFCRNTFSDADRRWVDAAGNIQKLDDPDAVALGCDAFWNTFWNLNQVWNLIAPEWSSRWVKSQLAMYDANGWLAKGPSGMKYIPVMVGEHEIPLLVSTYQMGIRNYDAEKMFRAIVKMQTTPAQRVANGFAGNRDLETYLQHQYVPADKGRFSNTLEYSYDDWTVSQLAKALGKEEYYRTFSNRGNWWKNAINPATGYAQMRYSNGEWEKNFDPFKSGANHHYVEGNAWQLTFFVPQNVPALTEIIGKELFIDRLSWGFKASEPWRYNAPGDQYWDFPVVQGNQQSMHFAFLFNWAGQPWQTQRWSRSIIDRYYGFDTSNAYLGDEDQGQMSAWFVMAALGLFQTDGGCNAEPVYELGSPLFEKIKIDLGKHFGRGKQFIIKASNTSRENKYIQSAKLNGKKLNSFKFPAKELLKGGTLELEMGDRPNKNWGIK; this is encoded by the coding sequence ATGAAAAGAATACCATTGAGTTTATTCACGTTTTTATTCCTCCTATCCGGATTATGTGCAGCACCTACCAAGACTGTCTGGCAAATCGGGGAGAAAAATCATAGTGCCAGTGAGTTGGCATTGTCCCCTGACAAATACAAAGAGTTTCTGGCAAATGATTTTGGTTGGGAGGACAGGTTTTATATCATTGGATTGTCTTCCCCTCAAAAAGATTTTCCTTATGTTCTGCCGGGACCTGCCGATCATTGGGGAGGAACAAGTTATACTGCCGGTATACGGACTCATGTTTTAAACATACTCTTTGGTATGAAGGAAGTCCCCGAAACGGACTCATGGAAATTAATCATAGACCTATTAGATACTCACCACGAACTTCCGGCACTATTTAAAATAACGATCAACGGAAAATCATGGAAATATGCCCTTCCCAAAGGAAGTGGAAAATCAATAGACGGTGACTATTCACAAATCAAACCGCATACGATCGAAATTCCTCTGAACTCCGGAGTGATCAGAAAAGGAAGCAACTCCATCGCGCTTACAAGTCTCGAAGGTTCATGGATTCTCTTCGATGATATCAGACTTATGGGGCCGGATAATGCCGAACTAAATGAAGTCAACAAATCCGTTTATCTTCGGGATGTTAAAGCTGCGGACTTTCAAACCACCAGTCCTGTAGCCCAACCACTATTAGTAGACATAGAACATCTTTCCGGGCATCCTCTCCTTGAAGTGAAAGTAGATGGAAAAAAGATACTGGAACAACGTTTGGAAAAAGGAAGATACATACTAGAAGCTCCGATGCCAGTTGTCAAGTCTCCCAAGACAAGCCATTACATCATATCCGCCGATGGTGCAATCTTAGATAAAGGAATGATCAGGCGCGCACCTCACAATACAATCACACTGGCCGATTACATCGATACACGAATGGGAACTGCGCACTCCCGTTGGATGATAGCACCAGGTACGTGGATGCCATTCAGCATGGTCAAATTAAGTCCGGACAATCAGGATAGCGGTTGGCAATCGGGATATGATCCTTCATTCGAGAGCATAGGTACGTTTAGCCACATACACGAATGGACCATGGCGGGTCTGGGCATCATGCCTGCCAACGGTCCTTTAAAAACGGAGATAGGCAGCCAGTCTTCCTTAGTCAAAGATGCCAATTCGTATCGTTCAGCCATCGACAAAACAAGTGAAGAAACGAAAGTCGGATATTATAAAGTAGACTTGACCGATTATCAAATCAAGGCGGAACTGACTGCCACCTCCCGGTGTGGTTTTCAGCGTTATACATATCCGCAAGATAAGGATGCCCGTGTCATGATCGACCTGAAAATCCCTAGTGAATACGATTACCAGATTGTTGAAGGAAGTGTAAAGCAAACAGGAGCACGACGGATCGAAGGATTCAGTAAGCAGCTATCCAAAAACGTATGGTCGGCGGATGCGGATCAGAACTATACAATCTATTTCGTGATTGAGTTCAATAAAGATATCAAGAAATTTGGAGGATGGCACGATCATACTTTATGGGAAACAGACACTATGACAGCCCACTACCCTCAACGATTCGGCTGTTATGCCGAATTTGATACTACCGATCATCCGGAAGTTATGGTACGTTCCGGAATATCTTATGTAGATATGGCAGGGGCTTCCAACAATCTTTCCAATGAGATAACGGAACCATTCGGGTGGAATTTTGAAGCTGTACACAAACATCAGTCGGATAGTTGGAATAATATTTTAAACAGGGTTCGGATATACAGCAACGATTATCGGGAAAAAGTAAGATTCTACACCAATTTATACCGTGCGTTCTGCCGGAATACTTTCAGTGATGCAGACCGCAGATGGGTGGATGCAGCAGGCAACATTCAAAAGCTGGACGACCCGGATGCTGTCGCTTTGGGATGCGATGCCTTCTGGAATACTTTTTGGAATCTGAATCAGGTATGGAATCTGATTGCTCCCGAGTGGTCATCCAGATGGGTAAAATCGCAGTTGGCTATGTATGACGCCAACGGATGGCTGGCAAAAGGTCCCAGCGGAATGAAATACATACCTGTCATGGTGGGCGAACATGAGATTCCCCTTTTAGTAAGTACTTACCAAATGGGAATACGGAATTACGATGCGGAAAAAATGTTCCGGGCAATCGTAAAGATGCAAACTACCCCAGCCCAACGTGTAGCCAATGGTTTTGCCGGCAACAGAGATCTGGAAACTTATCTGCAACATCAATATGTACCTGCCGACAAAGGACGTTTTTCTAACACATTAGAATACTCTTATGACGACTGGACAGTCTCTCAACTAGCAAAAGCACTGGGAAAAGAGGAATATTACCGAACATTCTCCAACAGAGGCAACTGGTGGAAAAACGCAATCAACCCGGCGACAGGTTATGCCCAAATGCGCTACAGCAATGGAGAATGGGAAAAGAACTTTGATCCGTTCAAATCAGGAGCTAACCATCATTATGTAGAGGGAAACGCCTGGCAACTTACTTTTTTTGTACCTCAGAACGTTCCCGCACTCACCGAAATTATCGGTAAAGAGCTCTTCATCGACCGGCTGTCATGGGGATTCAAAGCCAGTGAGCCATGGAGGTATAATGCCCCGGGAGACCAGTATTGGGACTTTCCAGTAGTACAAGGTAACCAGCAATCCATGCACTTCGCCTTTCTATTCAACTGGGCAGGCCAACCGTGGCAAACGCAACGGTGGAGCCGTTCCATTATCGACCGCTATTATGGCTTTGACACATCAAATGCCTATTTGGGAGACGAAGACCAAGGACAAATGAGCGCTTGGTTTGTCATGGCTGCATTGGGATTATTCCAGACGGACGGAGGTTGTAACGCAGAACCTGTTTATGAACTGGGGAGTCCTCTGTTTGAAAAAATAAAAATAGATTTGGGAAAACATTTCGGTAGAGGAAAGCAATTTATCATCAAAGCTAGCAATACTTCGCGGGAAAATAAGTACATCCAGTCCGCCAAACTAAACGGCAAGAAGTTGAACTCTTTCAAGTTTCCGGCAAAAGAACTGCTCAAAGGCGGCACATTGGAACTTGAAATGGGAGATCGTCCGAATAAAAATTGGGGAATCAAATAA
- a CDS encoding GNAT family N-acetyltransferase: protein MDRQLIETTYEMRKLDTSEKIESFDCGDTDLNDFILNESFLYREALLAVSYVLENKVNQRSVAYFSLANDRISLSDFENKTEFNRFRKHRFVNEKRLKSYPAAKICRLGVDLSVKGQSIGSFLLNFIKSYFIIENKTGCRFLTVDAYAAAVPFYMKNGFVPLNDEDVDSATRLLYFDLNDIVK from the coding sequence ATGGATCGTCAGTTAATAGAGACAACGTATGAGATGCGTAAACTAGATACCTCAGAAAAAATAGAATCGTTCGATTGCGGAGATACCGACTTGAACGATTTTATTTTGAATGAATCTTTCCTGTATCGGGAAGCTTTGCTGGCTGTCAGTTATGTACTTGAGAATAAAGTTAATCAGCGATCGGTTGCTTATTTCAGTCTTGCCAATGACAGGATCTCTTTGTCTGATTTTGAAAATAAAACTGAATTCAATCGTTTCCGCAAACATCGGTTTGTGAATGAGAAGCGTTTAAAAAGCTATCCTGCTGCAAAGATTTGTCGTTTGGGTGTTGACTTGTCTGTAAAAGGTCAATCAATAGGCTCATTCCTATTGAATTTTATTAAAAGTTATTTTATTATTGAGAATAAAACAGGTTGCCGTTTTTTAACTGTTGATGCGTATGCGGCTGCTGTGCCTTTTTATATGAAAAACGGTTTTGTCCCATTGAATGATGAAGATGTGGATTCTGCTACACGTTTGCTCTACTTTGATCTGAATGATATTGTGAAATAA